Proteins encoded in a region of the Leishmania panamensis strain MHOM/PA/94/PSC-1 chromosome 7 sequence genome:
- a CDS encoding hypothetical protein (TriTrypDB/GeneDB-style sysID: LpmP.07.1000): MSSSRSSSLSDGDDNDRAGSSWSDASDAVNSVTGEANAKGAALRLTEEDDRAVGCVEGVRLLGPKERIHRYLDQCVPPSLVAHQRTADGPLLAQLCAELEAVGSSKAWASHVPATVFDEYTATVEEGARNIEAGFPASAALQPSPRADLFEAALYSCENVAYPSYPSLVELRRAAESGSGATVLWSTLTRHLSYLSVRLHGLLSAPHGCVGAYVLPLRFQASVVPLLYTWATHWPLIEADIECWRAVVQCFHTACRPPIPNKTSSDANGEAALEATFTLPWQPLAALCLSARDKRNAELPSWRSTLTAVVTSLPSLCRRASPHFSADAVDGLWGFVASQLAPTEDGAAALSLFVRLVPYRHLCEPQTDAVVAQDSIEHEAIALREGDHKSQGQQEDGLVSTTTAAASPQLTARAKQILHFLLVETAAWEPPGQPSSAVEPSSANARKSRVPPRGIYFTWARAVMTFAGSLARAHPGVAGMDAFAEPLFTAWLQALQLPVGNSAGLPGTSAAALSRLTRRGGHEASLLPGWSTARDDPETSSRAISWTAAPYVRLLNAFPDTSDSPLWRQLERWLHATSVLVRPGMPCPSGSPADRVCDCYSSLAREAARLCSFTEKRAACKPQKSRGAEVVEEPGAQTNSPPGNATGESASARAAHRWSPATVERFVCLLLPHAVAAFQARARQAQTMLWALLRLSPAKALPDFLQCVRTGLQSPTEVAAQRAASARLLAGAVPTILADTAAASLQSSNTSRATLLAFLRETLPSVLTFINPSDLVSALPALSLVAVATSYAAAEEVLGTVDEVEAFAKVYVARVLPLFAAHADVNKGHFPTAEVMVRAFLRTLPPTAFSMVTREVLREAQSRDHGARMAGLVRMVAACAPAEAWACAERHWLRVLLDTSARDAEVEWAAPLLAACVSQLGDRSLARAQAAAIWRGALLQLCIVTSKKRRTAGIQVMEALMTSLTRPREDARTHFRILNEKQCRPQQLQGAEADPPTARVSCTATSLPLPKVGTAAEARVYVEWPGTEDMQVAVDLFNASLKDCVDIVEGVSGGAVLNTGAAGTAATVSSDGGISLYAHLFGGASTATSAPSGGGAAATVFCESAAAVTRHSVLEGTLHWMLRLFLACEWLFVEPTPTGTAANAQQTRGVPWWDVNPRVAWHPTGAALLPASCRPVYTRAKVLEVLRRCVCLPMLHQHVVVPLRQCGVELQEWFGPPASEEASASGAESQSDVAELLKLLQWLSSSVVRMPQQRWRPAASLSHYLRQSMGKQCPWMRRRLPLECWTDRSMQLQVEAVTHGHLPVTQKTFSDVVSFLQSLCLSPHRSVWGGAMRLLVHVRLFGALDSASLATFEGRVRAVATDVIRQWLAGAAPSVLEAAVASGTLRPQGQLLLPETTTAAVKGTVDGEDGAGPLITSVTPAAIEVAPPTTLRLHTLQGAMEGVQTLLVSLTLSREFFEAPLMCVESLRFLVRFPEELRSATAGLLLPHLTERVRTSKALLITGAARSPAFTEEVVQLAYELASTYPARAALLVAYAYLVYWPSPRHWVALRTVRYLTRLSLSPHIVLRCVAADLLQAVSLPVAVREPTWTVCMVTDAVSVPVSFFFSPDTVREVLSEKAQRAHQAAVAAVQDSMHRLTEVCPLMPYYASTKGLVFPLRYLTVPRCAASALGLHEVQPGTAVTPQYGGAITGPAFVDAVTHTQPSEAAAYRRQLLTILLGGPGGSVAAVEAAAEESSSASEAETRQLSPHSWALQLLALPVECHQVFHDRQVASATTVVKLLASLSQEPGPNDASSPYSSAASLLLEWAENALQAWQRSRDQTNQPRSGDTQHASTADTNDSDSPSMFTAQHGAADASCAHLTASEGDAEVRADNEDTSELEEDEMYRLFRSLAIVSSAVLRLTVPLRTAAAPSSVHKGHTDVGLRTRAVRFFSDVVACVCSHAAVPHRVAQQVMLVAFATLGESLTSEELWTVVYALASQLGSTTHAEPAAVAANDAGSGAGDTWSQRQQRLLSFIGSLLCGAPPGVICVNLSRLVALVEVNVHLLSISSTSQVRQMAAVVVAQLIKFSTLQSGLRVEFSSCRASADALIVSLMRRANTAVFQGRLPLVCVGAESKDILASGTPAACAAAPASRGKTSGPAGFPSPTSKDAALLTFTVLCLRQSTVDMLEAHAHDMVLLLCCCLDLSFTEVQRLHEVVEAAFASLMALRMPKMLVHELIEQLCSVCTSPIAYGTSRRAKAACTRALRRLIFPNLHRIGRFTVMEQIAAASLAALAHRDASVRAEGSHLMVVLTKVAAEAQMRVLVQRLGQELRQLPCESAATASAAAEYQQEDAPSSNGAGPASMGRRVALVQALGAVVLADPGDPSSYVPKVMVQLAACAQEDGTECGRVAKRVFEAWWHAHREGWEHVYKSRFTPVQVDAMSDLLAPRYYA, from the coding sequence ATGTCCTCCTCACGTTCGTCGTCGTTATCTGAtggcgacgacaacgaccGTGCGGGCTCATCGTGGAGTGATGCCAGCGACGCGGTGAATTCGGTGACCGGCGAGGCAAACGCCAAGGGCGCGGCGCTAAGGCTTACTGAGGAAGACGACCGGGCGGTTGGTTGCGTGGAGGGCGTCAGGCTACTGGGGCCAAAGGAGCGTATTCACCGGTACCTTGATCAGTGCGTGCCCCCATCGCTCGTGGCCCATCAGCGCACCGCGGATGGACCCCTGCTGGCTCAGCTGTgtgcggagctggaggcagTCGGCAGTTCAAAGGCGTGGGCGAGTCACGTGCCCGCTACGGTGTTTGACGAGTACACGGCGACAGTTGAAGAGGGCGCGAGGAACATCGAGGCAGGCTTCCCCGCAAGCGCCGCCTTGCAGCCGAGTCCACGAGCTGACCTCTTCGAAGCCGCCTTGTATTCATGTGAGAACGTGGCGTACCCCTCGTATCCGTCGTTGGTGGAGCTTCGCCGCGCTGCGGAGTccggcagtggcgccaccGTTCTGTGGTCGACGCTGACGCGTCACTTGTCGTACCTGAGTGTGCGGCTGCACGGGTTGCTGTCTGCGCCACACGGCTGCGTTGGCGCATACGTGCTGCCGCTACGCTTTCAGGCgtcggtggtgccgctgctctacACATGGGCGACGCACTGGCCCCTCATCGAGGCCGACATCGAGTGCTGGCGAGCGGTCGTGCAGTGCTTCCACACGGCGTGCCGACCACCGATCCCTAATAAGACATCCTCCGACGCGAATGGAGAGGCAGCGCTTGAAGCGACCTTCacgctgccgtggcagccGCTGGCAGCACTGTGCCTGAGTGCTCGAGATAAGCGGAACGCTGAGCTGCCCTCATGGCGATCTACTCTCACTGCTGTCGTCacctcgctgccgtcgctgtgcCGCCGTGCGTCGCCTCACTTTAGCGCTGACGCCGTGGATGGTCTCTGGGGCTTTGTGGCCAGCCAGTTGGCGCCAACGGaagatggtgctgctgcactctcCTTGTTCGTGCGACTCGTGCCGTACCGTCACCTCTGCGAGCCCCAAACTGACGCGGTCGTTGCACAGGACTCTATCGAGCATGAGGCGATCGCCTTAAGAGAAGGTGACCACAAGTCTCAGGGCCAGCAGGAGGATGGGCTCGTGTCCACCACGACGGCggccgcgtcgccgcagctgacGGCGCGCGCAAAGCAGATTCTGCACTTCCTACTCGTGGAGACAGCAGCGTGGGAGCCTCCCGGTCAGCCTTCATCTGCGGTAGAGCCAAGCAGTGCCAATGCGAGGAAGTCGagggtgccgccgcgcggcATTTACTTTACATGGGCGAGGGCCGTCATGACATTCGCCGGATCGCTTGCACGCGCGCATCCTGGAGTGGCCGGTATGGACGCATTCGCAGAGCCGCTCTTCACCGCGTGGCtacaggcgctgcagctgccggtgGGGAACAGCGCCGGGCTTCCAGGCACTTCAGCGGCCGCCCTGTCGCGTCTCACGCGCCGTGGAGGACACGAGGCAAGCTTGCTGCCGGGGTGGAGCACTGCGCGTGATGACCCCGAGACGAGCTCGCGCGCAATCAGCtggacagcagcaccgtacgtgcggctgctgaaCGCCTTCCCGGACACCAGTGACTCCCCGCTCTGGCGCCAGTTGGAACGGTGGCTCCACGCCACGAGCGTGCTAGTGCGCCCCGGCATGCCATGCCCCAGCGGCAGTCCAGCCGATCGCGTGTGCGACTGCTACAGCTCACTGGCGCGCGAGGCAGCTCGCCTCTGTTCTTTTACTGAGAAGAGGGCTGCATGCAAGCCACAGAAGTCACGCGGCGCGGAAGTCGTAGAGGAGCCTGGCGCGCAGACCAACTCACCTCCCGGCAATGCTACTGGCGAGTCGGCTtctgctcgagcagcacacCGCTGGAGCCCCGCCACAGTGGAGAGATTTGTCTGTCTCCTTCTTCCGCATGCCGTGGCGGCGTTTCAGGCGCGTGCGCGGCAGGCGCAGACGATGTTGTGGGCACTGCTGCGACTCTCGCCTGCCAAGGCGCTACCAGACTTTCTGCAGTGTGTGCGAACGGGCCTACAAAGCCCCacagaggtggcggcgcagcgcgctgccTCGGCGCGGCTGCTCGCCGGCGCCGTGCCCACCATTCTGGCAGacacggcagctgcatcgctgcagTCGTCTAACACGAGCCGAGCTACTCTGCTTGCCTTTCTGCGTgagacgctgccgtcggTGCTCACGTTTATCAATCCGAGCGACTTGGTGAGTGCACTTCCTGCCCTCTCACTCGTGGCGGTCGCAACGAGCTACGCCGCAGCTGAGGAAGTATTAGGCACAGTCGACGAGGTCGAGGCCTTTGCGAAGGTTTATGTGGCGCGTGTGCTTCCACTCTTTGCTGCCCACGCCGATGTCAACAAGGGCCATTTCCCCACCGCTGAGGTGATGGTTCGCGCGTTTCTGCGGACGCTGCCTCCCACGGCTTTCTCGATGGTGACGCGCGAGGTGTTGCGAGAGGCGCAAAGTCGTGATCATGGTGCTCGCATGGCCGGGCTGGTGCGCATGGTTGCTGCCTGCGCGCCGGCTGAGGCATGGGCCTGTGCAGAGAGGCACTGGCTCCGAGTCCTGCTGGATACGTCTGCGCGcgacgccgaggtggagtgggcagcaccgctgcttgcGGCCTGTGTCTCCCAGCTGGGCGACCGCTCGCTTGCACGCGCACAGGCCGCAGCGATCTGGCGCGGTGCGCTACTGCAGCTCTGCATTGTGACCAGTAAGAAGCGTCGCACCGCTGGCATTCAAGTCATGGAGGCTCTCATGACGTCGCTAACACGGCCGCGAGAGGACGCAAGGACACATTTTCGTATCTTAAATGAAAAACAGTGtcgaccgcagcagctgcagggaGCGGAAGCGGACCCGCCCACTGCTCGTGTATCGTGCACTGCTAcctcactgccgctgccaaaggtcggcaccgcagctgaGGCGCGGGTGTATGTGGAGTGGCCGGGGACAGAGGATAtgcaggtggcggtggatCTCTTCAACGCGTCGCTCAAAGACTGCGTGGATATCGTTGAAGGGGTCAGCGGTGGGGCTGTCCTCAATACCGGTGCAGCAGGGACGGCAGCGACTGTTTCaagcgacggcggcatctCGCTTTATGCGCACTTATTCGGTGGTGCTTCCACTGCCACCTCAGCAccgagcggcggcggggccgCTGCTACAGTCTTTtgcgagagcgccgccgccgttaCGCGGCACAGCGTACTGGAGGGAACGCTTCACTGGATGCTGCGACTCTTCCTGGCATGCGAGTGGTTGTTTGTTGAGCCGACGCCCACGGGGACGGCAGCGAACGCACAGCAGACGCGCGGTGTGCCGTGGTGGGACGTGAATCCACGGGTGGCGTGGCATCCCACcggtgcagcactgcttcCAGCGTCGTGCAGGCCAGTCTACACGCGGGCGAAGGTGCTTGAAGTGCTtcgcaggtgcgtgtgccttCCCATGCTACATCAGCACGTCGTCGTGCCTTTGCGCCAGTGCGGtgtggagctgcaggagtggTTTGGCCCACCAGCCAGCGAGGAGGCGTCCGCGTCGGGGGCGGAAAGCCAAAGTGACGTGGCTGAGTTGCTGAAGCTGCTCCAGTGGCTGTCGTCTTCCGTCGTGCGGATgcctcagcagcgatggagacCGGCTGCGTCGCTCTCGCATTACCTGCGCCAGAGTATGGGGAAGCAGTGCCCATGGATGCGTCGACGGCTACCGCTGGAGTGCTGGACTGACCGCtcgatgcagctgcaggtggaggcggtgacgCACGGGCATCTGCCAGTGACGCAGAAGACCTTCTCGGATGTTGTGTCATTTCTGCAGAGCCTATGTCTGTCTCCGCACCGGTCCGTCTGGGGAGGAGCGATGCGGCTGCTcgtgcacgtgcgcctcTTCGGTGCCCTCGATAGCGCCTCGCTTGCAACTTTTGAGGGCCGAGTGCGCGCCGTGGCGACAGACGTCATTCGCCAGTGGCTTGCAGGGGCGGCACCTTCAGTGTTAGAAGCCGCCGTGGCGAGTGGAACACTGCGTCCCCAGGGGCAGCTACTGTTGCCTGagaccaccacagcggcggtgaaAGGCACAGTTGACGGCGAAGATGGAGCTGGGCCGCTCATCACCTCAGTCACTCCGGCGGCCATCGAAGTTGCACCTCCCAcgacgctgcggctgcacacACTCCAGGGCGCAATGGAGGGGGTGCAGACGCTTCTGGTTTCACTGACACTCAGCCGCGAATTCTTTGAGGCGCCGCTCATGTGCGTGGAATCTCTGCGCTTCCTCGTTCGCTTCCCTGAAGAGCTGCGCTCCGCCACAGccgggctgctgctgccgcatctCACTGAACGGGTGCGCACCTCCAAAGCGCTTCTCATCACCGGCGCCGCCCGCTCCCCCGCCTTcacggaggaggtggtgcagcttgCCTACGAGCTTGCTTCCACGTAccctgcgcgtgctgcgctaCTCGTGGCGTACGCCTATCTCGTCTACTGGCCGTCCCCGCGCCACTGGGTTGCACTGCGCACTGTGCGTTACCTCacgcgcctctccctctctccgcacATTGTCCTACGGTGTGTGGCAGCCGACCTCTTACAGGCCGTGTCGCTGCCGGTCGCCGTGCGGGAGCCCACGTGGACGGTGTGCATGGTGACGGATGCCGTTTCGGTGCCGgtttccttcttcttctcgccgGACACTGTGAGGGAAGTGCTTAGTgagaaggcgcagcgggcgcaccaggctgctgtggcagcggtgcaggatAGCATGCACCGGCTGACGGAGGTGTGCCCGTTGATGCCGTACTACGCCAGCACAAAGGGCCTTGTGTTTCCGCTGAGATACCTTACCGTGCCCAGGTGCGCAGCGTCTGCACTGGGGCTGCATGAGGTGCAGCCAGGCACTGCGGTGACGCCTCAGTACGGCGGTGCGATCACCGGCCCCGCCTTTGTAGACGccgtcacgcacacgcagccgtCCGAAGCGGCTGCGTACCGTCGGCAGTTACTCACAATTCTGCTTGGCGGCCCGGGTGGCAGCGTTGCGgccgtggaggcggcggcagaggagagctCCAGCGCATCAGAGGCCGAGACGCGACAGCTGAGTCCACATTCGTGGGCGCTGCAGCTACTGGCACTGCCGGTCGAGTGCCACCAGGTGTTCCATGACCGCCAGGTGGCGTCCGCGACCACAGTAGTGAAGCTGCTTGCCTCGCTGTCACAGGAGCCGGGGCCCAATGATGCATCGTCGCCATACTCgtctgctgcttcgctgctgcttgaaTGGGCTGAAAATGCACTGCAAGCGTGGCAGCGCAGTCGCGATCAAACTAACCAGCCCCGAAGTGGGGACACGCAGCACGCATCTACTGCGGACACAAACGATTCTGACAGCCCTTCCATGTTTACCGCGCAGCATGGCGCGGCAGACGCATCTTGTGCTCACCTCACCGCTAGCGAGGGAGACGCAGAAGTGCGCGCCGACAATGAGGACACGAgcgagctggaggaggatgagatgtaccgcctcttccgctctcttGCGATTGTGTCCTCGGCCGTGCTGCGACTGACCGTCCCACTGCgaacagctgcagcaccgagcTCTGTTCACAAGGGCCACACAGATGTGGGGCTGCGGACGCGAGcagtgcgcttcttctcggACGTTGTTGCGTGCGTCTGCAGTCATGCAGCCGTACCGCACCGCGTCGCCCAGCAGGTCATGCTGGTGGCCTTTGCGACATTGGGGGAGTCACTGACGTCGGAGGAGCTGTGGACTGTGGTCTATGCATTAGCGAGTCAACTGGGCAGTACAACCCATGCGgagccggcggcggtggccgctAATGAtgccggcagcggtgccggtgaTACGTGGtcacagcgacagcagcgcctcttgTCCTTCATCGGctccctcctctgcggcgcgccgccagGGGTCATCTGCGTCAACCTCTCGCGTCTGGTGGCCCTTGTCGAGGTGAATGTGCATCTCCTCAGTATCTCTTCGACGAGCCAAGTGCGAcagatggcggcggtggtggtggctcaGCTGATTAAGTTCTCCACTCTGCAGAGCGGCCTTCGAGTCGagttcagcagctgccgtgcCTCCGCTGATGCGCTGATTGTCTCGCTCATGCGGCGTGCCAATACCGCCGTGTTTCAGGGAAGACttccgcttgtgtgtgtcgggGCCGAAAGCAAAGACATCCTGGCGAGTGGCACGCCAGCGGCTTGTGCTGCCGCCCCCGCCAGCCGCGGTAAAACATCTGGCCCGGCTGGGTTTCCATCGCCCACCTCCAaagatgcagcgctgctgaccTTCACGGTGCTGTGCCTTCGACAATCCACGGTGGACATGCTCGAggcccacgcacacgacatggtgctgttgctctgctgctgccttgaCTTGTCCTTtacggaggtgcagcggctgcacgaggtggtggaggcagctTTTGCATCTTTGATGGCTCTTCGCATGCCCAAGATGCTTGTCCATGAGCTGATCGAGCAGCTCTGCAGTGTCTGCACAAGCCCCATCGCGTATGGTACCTCACGGCGGGCAAAGGCGgcgtgcacgcgtgcactgCGTCGGCTTATCTTTCCGAACCTGCACCGCATCGGCAGGTTTACCGTCATGGAGCAGATCGCTGCCGCGAGCCTTGCTGCTTTGGCGCACCGTGACGCCAGCGTCCGTGCCGAGGGCAGTCACCTGATGGTCGTGCTCACCAAGGTCGCCGCCGAGGCGCAGATGCGCGTGCTAGTGCAGCGTCTGgggcaggagctgcgccagctcccCTGTGAATCTGCCGCTACCgcgtctgcggcggcggagtaCCAGCAGGAAGATGCACCCTCCAGCAATGGTGCTGGCCCAGCATCGATGGGCCGTCGTGTTGCCCTCGTGCAGGCTCTCGGCGCGGTGGTCCTGGCTGACCCAGGTGACCCATCTTCGTACGTACCAAAGGTGATGGTGCAGCTTGCGGCCTGCGCGCAGGAGGACGGCACGGAATGCGGTCGTGTGGCAAAGCGCGTCTTCGAGGCATGGTGGCATGCGCACCGCGAGGGGTGGGAGCATGTCTACAAGTCGCGTTTCACGCCTGTGCAGGTGGATGCGATGTCCGACCTTCTCGCACCACGCTACTACGCATAG